A window from Elusimicrobiota bacterium encodes these proteins:
- a CDS encoding DUF420 domain-containing protein, with protein MTLSRPALHALLNGSTAIFLTIGWIAIQTIRTTGQVFPSPPTVGEGGPKGRMRGVALHRLAMGTAFLLSTIFLFSYLEYHARVGTTRFLGTGTIRTIYLTILASHTVLATVVVPLVLTTLAFALKGNFDRHRKWARWTWPIWMYVCLTGVGIYFFLKYGQP; from the coding sequence GTGACGCTATCCCGCCCCGCTCTCCACGCATTACTAAACGGCTCCACCGCCATATTCTTGACAATCGGATGGATCGCCATCCAAACCATCCGCACAACGGGTCAAGTTTTTCCTTCTCCCCCAACGGTGGGAGAAGGTGGCCCGAAGGGCCGGATGAGGGGGGTCGCCCTCCACCGCCTAGCCATGGGCACCGCCTTCCTGCTCTCCACAATCTTCCTTTTCTCTTACCTCGAATACCACGCCCGGGTAGGAACCACGCGATTTCTAGGAACCGGCACCATTCGCACAATCTACTTAACCATCCTAGCGTCCCACACCGTCCTCGCCACAGTGGTCGTCCCCCTGGTTCTCACCACCCTGGCCTTCGCACTTAAAGGAAATTTCGATCGCCACCGTAAATGGGCCCGCTGGACCTGGCCCATATGGATGTATGTATGCCTAACCGGAGTGGGAATTTATTTCTTCCTAAAATATGGACAACCTTGA
- a CDS encoding putative transporter: protein MDLFATLLNPESVPHAVTVICLVAGLGLALGQFKLWGIHIGIAGVLFTGLIFGHFGITINEHVLEFIREFGLILFVYAIGLQVGPGFFSSLRKGGLPLNIMAASVVLLGVGMTLVAHFIGGVPVEAAVGVLSGATTNTPSLGAAQQALRDVFGAHSEIVKMPGLGYAVAYPFGVIGIILSMIFIKTIFKIHPEKELDQFSAESRENAPKLFSANLEVTNSALIGLPIGHVPGLPAASVVISRVMHNGEVTVAHPTTTLAVGDVILAVGPHEMLKTLEAIIGKKSELDLREVESNISTQRVIVTRKTILGKSLEELSLQKRFGVTVSRLTRMNLEFAARPDLTLKFGDTLLMVGEREAINEAAGVLGNSPKDLNDPQIIPLLVGITVGVIFGSLPLTIPGLPAPVRLGLAGGPLIVAIVLARVGQWRSLVWHMPVSANLMIRELGISLFLTCVGLKSGGKFIETLMSGSGVSWVLWGAAITLVPLLVVGLAARYFHKTNFTALCGVLAGSMTDPPALAFANTYMNSELPALSYATVYPLTMLLRVLSTQILVLILLR from the coding sequence ATGGACTTATTCGCCACACTTCTTAATCCCGAATCCGTTCCCCACGCGGTAACGGTTATCTGTCTCGTTGCGGGGCTCGGTCTCGCGTTGGGCCAATTCAAACTTTGGGGCATTCACATCGGCATTGCCGGAGTCCTTTTTACGGGTCTCATTTTCGGTCATTTCGGGATCACCATCAACGAACATGTCCTGGAATTTATCCGTGAATTTGGGCTCATCCTTTTCGTGTACGCCATCGGCCTGCAAGTTGGCCCCGGGTTCTTTTCGTCCTTAAGAAAAGGAGGTCTCCCCCTCAACATCATGGCGGCTTCCGTGGTACTTCTTGGCGTGGGGATGACTCTCGTGGCCCATTTCATAGGCGGTGTCCCGGTGGAGGCGGCGGTCGGGGTCCTTTCCGGCGCCACCACGAACACCCCCAGCCTCGGGGCGGCCCAGCAGGCCCTCCGCGACGTTTTTGGGGCCCATTCCGAAATCGTCAAAATGCCAGGGCTCGGCTACGCGGTCGCGTATCCGTTCGGCGTCATCGGAATAATCCTTTCAATGATTTTCATCAAGACCATTTTCAAAATCCATCCGGAAAAAGAATTAGACCAGTTCTCCGCCGAAAGCCGGGAAAATGCCCCAAAACTTTTTTCCGCCAATCTGGAAGTGACCAACAGCGCGCTCATCGGCTTGCCGATCGGGCATGTCCCCGGCCTGCCGGCGGCGTCTGTCGTTATTTCCAGGGTCATGCACAACGGGGAAGTGACCGTGGCACACCCCACCACCACACTCGCGGTGGGCGACGTTATTTTAGCGGTGGGTCCCCACGAAATGCTGAAAACACTTGAAGCCATCATCGGCAAAAAGTCGGAACTTGACTTGCGCGAAGTGGAAAGCAATATTTCGACCCAGAGGGTGATCGTTACACGCAAAACCATCCTTGGGAAATCCCTTGAAGAACTCTCTTTGCAGAAACGTTTTGGCGTGACCGTGTCCCGCCTGACACGAATGAACTTGGAGTTCGCCGCCCGTCCCGATTTGACCTTGAAATTCGGGGACACTCTCCTCATGGTGGGTGAGCGGGAAGCGATCAACGAAGCCGCCGGCGTGCTTGGAAATTCCCCCAAAGACTTGAACGATCCCCAAATCATTCCTCTCTTGGTGGGAATTACGGTCGGGGTCATTTTCGGAAGTTTGCCTCTCACGATCCCTGGCCTACCCGCTCCGGTCCGACTGGGTTTGGCGGGGGGACCCCTGATCGTGGCCATCGTGCTCGCCCGTGTGGGCCAATGGCGTTCGTTGGTGTGGCATATGCCCGTGTCGGCCAACTTAATGATCCGAGAACTGGGTATTTCCCTCTTCTTAACTTGCGTTGGGTTAAAATCGGGCGGAAAATTCATCGAGACTTTGATGTCCGGAAGTGGCGTCTCTTGGGTCCTTTGGGGCGCGGCCATCACCTTGGTGCCCCTCCTGGTCGTGGGATTGGCGGCTCGCTATTTCCATAAAACCAACTTCACCGCCCTGTGTGGAGTCTTGGCTGGCTCCATGACGGATCCCCCCGCCCTGGCCTTCGCCAACACCTACATGAACTCGGAACTCCCCGCGCTGTCCTACGCCACGGTTTACCCCCTGACCATGCTTTTGCGGGTCCTCTCCACCCAAATATTGGTTCTGATTTTATTACGATAG